GAAGAGGTCTTTACTTCTGTGACAAACAGAGGgcaatgaaataaaaacagggAATGCAAGTCTGATATAATTATTTTGCTCTTCTCCTGAGGAGATGCTGGACAAACTCCAGAATCATTCTCAGTTTTATCTGCCAACTAAGAACCAGTTTCATCTGCCAAACATGGTACAAAAAAAACCTGTTCCTCAGGTAAGATGCTGTAACTGTCGCCATCTGAAGAAGAAACCAATCTTTTCAGAGCAGTCTTAGAGGAAGTGTCAACTTAAGCAGTCAGTCATTGAACAAGCAGTGATGGGCAGCTATAACTGCACCACAGCCCATAGTGGTGCCAGGTGCTGTAGTGAAAGCTTACAAATGTGCAATAGTGTGTGGTACTCACTCAGAAAACCATGGCATTCATGAAGTAGGAGGTTTAGGAGCTTAGTCAGACATACATGGTTCTATAATCCAGCAAGTTTTCAGAACTATCCAAACAGCCAACTTCTAAACTTTAATCTTCATAACAATATGTGAATGTTCTGCAAGGCTCACAACAAGAACAATGTCCAAACAATAGAGAATATGAAGTGGCAAGCACAGCCATGAGGTTCTTCTCCCACTTCACCCAGTACTTGTAAACATTTGTTGGAAATTACTGTGAACCAAAACCACATTCCAGCAGTGTTATGCAAATACTAAAAACATAAGCTCTAATGGTGAAAGATTTAaagtaactttaaaaataaacctaAAATTACAGTGTTACCTCGTTGCAGTGTTGAACAGCTTTTTAAGCACCAGGTGAGGATGTACCACTAAGTTACACATTGAGAAGAGGCTGTAGGGGGAAGATGGTAAATCTACAGGAACACTTAAGGACACAGTATAAGCTGCACTTGCCTTCAACATGATAAATCCAAGGTTATTTTAGTACAGAGAAAAAGGACAACTTTGCCACTGAGGTTAGCAGTAGCATTGTTTCACAGAGCTGCCTAAACAGTTGTATGATTCAATATCAAAAATAGTGCAACACATTTATTGTCCAAGAGTTCAAAGGAATGATGGGTCCTGATTGATCCCAGGGATACCACAGGGCATAATAAACTActcctcagggaaaaaaaaaaaaaaaagggaaataaaacctGGTAGATTAGGTTATTAGGCCTCTATCAGGTGCAAGGATTTGCTGCAGTAACAGCTGCCAGATGCTTGTGGCTACTGTGGCAAAATCAACTCCTTGAACCAATGGTTTATACTGGTGCAGTTACATCCACAGAGATCACAGGAAAATATTCATCACTGGCTGAGCCATGCAACAAGACTAAGGGATTTAGGTGCTGGTCTTGGAAAAATATGCTTTTACTGACACCTGTACAACCTTTCTAAATACTCTTGCACTTTCATAAACCATATAATCAACAGAAGAACAAAGGTTATTGTCAGACATCATAATATCATTTAATATTGGCAACAAAAATTACCTTCCATGCAATTAGGCCTGAACTTTAAATACATTAATATAAGACTGGTTTATTTCTGCAACACTTAGGTATGGCTATGACAAGAGTTAAATGCTAAAGTAAATATATTCCTTATGGTTGCCTAAACTCTTTAGGTTTCCAGATGTCATCAAATCCATGTTAGACCACTGTAGCTAAACCCTTCTACTTCCAGATCCAGAGGATGAACCCAGTGTGCTCCATGCCCTTATAAAGCTGAAATGGCTGGCATTAAGGAGCTTCATACAGAAACCCTAGAACTCTGACTAGAGGTTATGCTGGTTCAAGAAAGCCAAGGAACATGACTTACAATTGTGATGAGAGCACTGCTCCATCATGTAATAAACTCTACagttcaaaaattatttttttaatattactaTAATTGaacaataaatttatttatattttcagcTTCTGGGGGCTGCTGAATATGTAATGAACTGCATGCAGCAGAACACACTCTACCATCCTGAGATTTATGTGCTCAGACACTACATTTGGTCCTATTTCACTCACAGATATGCTTGTAAGTACCAGTGTTTTGTTCCCTAAAAGGATTTTCATGTAGAAACAGGCAAAAGCCAGGTCAAATTAAATATTTGCCCATGTATAAAATCCTGTTTCTTGGTCACAGCTACTACTCTGAAATTTGTAAAGTCACCATAACAACTCCAAAGCAAGTTTATGTTCACACATTCACAGGCTGTACTTCAGGATGTGTAAAAATCCAGCAAGTATTTGATGGTAAGTAAGAACAGAAACCTGCAGCATCAGTAACATCACAATAAAGGTACCTATGTTTTTTACTCCAGACCTAGCAAACATACACGGTGAAAGGAGATTCTTTGTTATTACTGCAAGTACATTTGTCTCACTGTTAATGCCACCTCCATTCACCAgttctggctgctgcttttttttacATTCAACTCCCAACTTCACAGACACTGCTGTGTGTCAATGTTAGATTTGAACTGGGTACTTTTAAGTACCATCCCAAAATGCAAACTCAGAACACACACTTACCTAAACTGGGTTTGTGGCTAAATTGCTAATGGATGCTAAGTAGCAGCCAAATCCAGCACTTCAGGAAGCCTGAGCAACAGCCCTGTAATATTAATTATAGTTTAACTTTGCTCTTAATGGTCAATGCAAATACAGGGCCCCAAGGAAAGTCAATGAGGAAGCCCAGGCTCATGGGCAAGGACTGGAATGGCAACGGAGACCTCCAGTGGGAAGCAGGAGGGATGCAACCTACTGGAACAAAAGTCACCAGCTAGTTCTCCGAGGTGCTTGTTTACTGAAGGAGCTCTCCACCTGTAAACTCGACACTCACCTATACAGGATAAATAATCAGTAAACAGTCCATGTTAGTTGCTTGATTTTGTTTGATATGATGAGTTGCTCTAAAGCATCTCGGGACCGATCTGAAAAACAACAAAGGAATTTCTTGTTACTCATTCAGAATATAAAGGTGCTATTTGGAATAGGCACATAACACAGTAAAGAAATTCTATATCtgcatttatatttattttgctATCACCATATCACATTTCAGATACATCTCTAGTAATCCAAACCCTCTTGGTTCTTTTTCCAATCATCTAACTGTAAAGCATCACCAACTGTAAAAGACACCCATAGGCTGTCCTACTCCATTCCACTTTTCTTGAATGGGTGCTGTTCCACTTCTGGAATAGAGTAAGGGATTAAGATGCTAATATTTTTCTGAAGTCTTTGAGTCTTCATCAGCAtgctgaaggggaaaaaacccacaattttcaaacaaaaaaaaaaaaatcacctctcTGAAGGCTGCTGCCACATTTCAAAGCAAAACTCTCAGCTTGCTGTGAAATCTCAGTGTATGATGATTATTTTATCCAGTAAGTCATTATTTGTTTGGGATTACTTATGGAGTACAGTGTGCTTTTCAGAAAGCACTTGATTAGCAAGTAATTATCTTCTTGTGATTAGACCTACCTGTTATCAGTGGGCATCCATGGAACAGGAAAATGTGTATCTTGGGACAACAAGTAAGGACAGCTTCGACAGCAATGTCCGTCAGATTCACACAGCGCTCCATGTGGATCTCCTGTTAGGAAAACAGGAATGACAAGAGCCTATCAGAGCAGCCAGAGTTTTAGAGGCAAAGCTTTCCTTTGCCCAACCCATTTCAGAAATCCCCAACCAGAAGGAATTATAGCATTGACCTCATATGTGgtcctgtgcagagcaggaaaataCCCCGAGGAAAAATAAGACAGCTTTTCTGTAAAGAGGCCAAACTAAAAACAAAGTGTAAGAGCCTGAGatgagagatgtgggactccaggcagctcttcaaAATGCTGTTTATTGCATAGGAGATGTTACAGCAGTCTCATGGCTAACAGAGCCATGCCCACAGCTGCCAGCTACAGCTATAGGCAAGCCTGAAGCCCCTTTAGTTCTGGTTACGATGTGTTacagatttttctttgctgagcatcttaatacataACAACCAATCAGCATCATACACAATACCTTTACTAGTACCTGTAGCCTATCAcaactactatcattaccacATTACAGTCATTACTATCCAACCACATGAGTTAGTATGGTACAGTTTCAGCTTTaagttgtttttctgttttcttgcagtggaaaattcttagaccttttttctacttgccacaTTGGCATGTTTGTTTACCCATGGTatctttcctcttttcctaAGACCtatttctgcttggtaaaaacatcttttttgTTTGTGATCAACAAATCCTTTGCTCTAGCCATAAAATCTCCTTCCAGCTTGACTCAACCTTTGTTTTCTTAGTTGTCCAGTAACAAATGGCTCACCAATTCCCAATTTAGACATCTATtgttcttctatatcaaaacttgcttccatctctattctgTTCTCAGGTTCTACATTCAGAGAGCTTTCTGCCAAGCATCCATATCTGTGAAACTTTGATCTTTTCCAACATCAAAGGGGAGTtttcccaacacacacacagcactcgGGACATCTGAGTGAACTCTTCAAGGAGATTCCATGGTGTTTGAGTCCCATCACTTTGCCTATGACATTCTCCTACCAACTGGTTTCCAGGAGAACAGAACCCAAACTAAATTCTGGtgtttccccaattttcccaaaacagcctcTGCTGAAGTTTCTGGTATTTCTGTTTATCTACATGGCTCCTAAAAGAAATCAAAGAACTTCTTTAAGATCAGACTAAGCCCTGCTCTTTTCTTAATTTCTCTGCAACTGTATAACTGCTGCCTCTTGTACATGctaggaaaaaatgaaaagtagaATAACAAAACAGGTTATTACcaactttttttccctgcttttgaaTTGCCTTAACGATCAATAATGAGAACATGtaagaagaaatgtggaaaaaaagacCATCAAATCTAGTTAAATTAGGATTTGGTAAAATATACTTTGGAGATTGtaggataaaagaaaaaagccattGTCTTATTGCCAAGTCTTTCAAATTTATAAACTCCAAGGATCTTGAAAGAGGACAGAAATTAAAGTCAGTCAGTAAAAACCCTCCCTCCTAAGTGATGCTGCTGATAATAGTAATTATAATTCTAAAATACAGGTATTTTCCTTTGTTCAGCCCTTTGTTATTAGGTTAAGTCAGTTACCTTTAAATTTTTTGAACATCTTCCACTCACTAGTGCTACAACGCCATCATCTGTTACCTGAGGGAAAAACCACAATGGATTAAAGCTCAATTTTTTCAAGCACAGCTATTTAGATGCAAAAATCATATTAATTTATTCACTCCCCGCAGTCAGTGAACACATTTAAagctacatttttttcttcccagctaAACTACTAGAGAAAATTATCCaaggtgggatttttttcactcTATTAAATACTGCTTCATCTTCCTGCCACCtgatccagcctggctttctgCAAGGATAATTCCAACTGTGTAACTGTTATTTCTGCAGCTTCCTTGTCTCATTTAACAGTGGGTACACTAATATGGTCAGAGCATAGCACTTGAAATGTATAGgtttaaaaagcatttctgcTCTACCTAGACCAATTTGGGTTGGGGAAAAAAGTAATCATAgcagaaaagtttaaaaaaaagtgtCAACATGTAGTTACTGAGGAAGTTTTTACCTCATTTAAAACACACACAGGGAAACAGCTGTTTTCGATAAAGGAAGAGAggcaaggaaataaaaaagcagtGAAGTAAGTCTGGAGaaataaaagttaaaatggcaataaataaaaattaccaAATGAAATATTAAGACTTTTTTGATACCCTACTTCTAGAAAAATCAAAAGAAGAATAGCATCTAAAATAAGAACCTCCTATATGATTTCCAGACTGACATTTCATTGTGAATGCTCAGTACTGGACTCACATTCAACATAATTACTCACCATCAGTGTCAACTGAACGCTACACTTACTGCAAAAAACCTTTCCCTCGCTTCATTATCTCCCTGTAATTATGAAATACATTACAGGATTGCTTTTGCAGCTTGTCTCCCCCTCCTCATGCTAAACACTGTTGTTAAATCTTCTTCCCTGCCATTTCTGACATTTAAAATGTCATTCTTTCAGTGTTGATTCTGTAATATAACTCTGACAAGCACAATCACTCCTAAAATATCATTTAATTATGGAGTGTTTACTCCTACTAGGGGCTTGTATTGTTTGACATCCTAGACTATTACCCACATCAGTTTGTCCTAAATGAAAGCAGCCAATTATCTGTCCAAGATTCTACTTGCTTTAAATTGAATATTTTGGATTACTTTACAACTTAAGAAAATTATTGCACTAAATAGATATGCTAAAAACAACTCCAAGGTAGATTTTAACAAAAGTTTATCTCTAGTTCACCATACATGCTCTAATACCAAAACATGTATTTTTCCAGTCACTAATAAACAAAATAtacctttccttttccttaagAGGCAGAAATTAGAAATAAACTATGGTCCTAAATCTTGTCAAGAGTAAAGCTACAACAATCCCCTTTGAACTTTATCATGACAATctcaaaaaagaaacaaacaaaagtcAATTGGCCAAGTGCCACTGTAGCTACCTGAGTAGATGAGAAGTCCACACTGTGAAGAAATTTGCAGTTTGCTCCCAGTGCCTGCAGAGATGCATCCATGATGCCTGAGCAGCTGCCCAAGTTGACTATTTGCAGGAATTGGCAGTTGAGTGCAAGAGCCAGAACTCCACTGTCAGTTATATCACAGCACCTTTTGAAAGAGGCTTCACGCAGGTAGGGACAGGACAAGGCCAGTGCTATGACTCCTGCCAAAAAAACAACATTTGAAAGAGTTTTTCATTCTCTAACATAGCCACCATGCTGAGTCCAAAGGCTCTGAACAGGTTTTGAGGAAGGAATAATTAGGATAAAGTGGAAAACATGTTGAGCATAGCGGGGTTTTAGCAGGAGAGTAACCTGATAGCTCTCTCCTAAGATAATTTGTGCTCTAGGCCTGAAATTTACACCACCAGAGAGACTGTTAATTAGTACTGGGATAGCACTGGGGATTTAGTTTTTAAGCAATATTTACCCTAGATATATTCTTTGCAATTTATTCCAATCTAACAAGAAAAATAAGCCAGAATTAAGATCCCAGTTATCTGTGCACAGATAACACACCTTCTGAAGTAATTCCAAATCTGTTCTCCTTGCAAGAATTTaagttgatttttttcagctgcttgCAGTTATAAAGCTGCAATAATGCATTGTCTGAAATATCACAGTCTCGGAGGTCCAGAGACTCCACAGCAGGGTGCAACACCTGAAATGAAAACCCACCAGTTCAGTCAATCTCTGCTTTGCCATCAAACACACTTTTATGCAATTTTATAGCAAATACTTGTAAGATTACACATCACATACAAGTTTGCAGTAGAGGGTGGGGTtactgtggtggtgttcacaggggacccaggatgagggaagagatgagcatgttgactccatgttttagaaggctgatttattatatatattatattaaaagaaaattatatactaagactatactaaaataatagaagaaaggatttcatcagaaggctagcaaaggAATAGAAAAGAGTGGGATGtgaaaatcttgtgactgaccagagtctgacacagctgactgtgactggccattaattagaatcaaccacatggaaccaatcacagatgcacctgttgcattccacagcagcagataatcaatgtttacatttcttttctgaggcctgtcagcttctcaggagaaaagatcctagcaaaagaaattttcatataatatgtctgtgacagggtTACCAGTCCTAAACCCAAAAACCCAGGAACTAAAACCCAAAGAAAATTTGCTCCATTTGTGCAACAGTTCAGCTCCCACAGCACAAACTGTTTCTGTGACACATGGAACAGGAACACATTGATACTGCCACTCAAACAATGGAAATACAATCTTGGTGGTTCACTTGCTACCTGTGTACCCAGGACAATGCCCTCACACTTGCTAGCGAAACTCTGGGGGCAGAAATCTGCagtgcaaaacaaaaaacactgaCTTTGATCAAAACTTCAACCTGCATAACAAATAAGAGTAATATTTAGAAGGAACTTCCCTCCTCATTAAATGGGATCTTTCACTCCCACAAGACCCAGACTGGAATTTTTGGAAATCTTTCCCAAGAGAACATTTATAAAAGTTGGACCCAAAGCAGTGGAAGGTAACAGATTTTAGTAACAACAGCCAGATACTCCCTTCAGCTTGTCACTCCCATCCTTAACTCCCAGGGACAGAAACATAAATTTCCATAAACTAGCAAAGATAACAGCACAGCTGAAAGGCTTGTTAAAGGCCTAGTCCTCCTGTTGTTCACTCTAACAATGTACAATAAAGACACTACAAGGCAAATTGGCTGTTTTGCAAATATATAAGATTTTAAGATAGACACAGGGTTGTCTGGATGCAGCACAtagaaaaaaagacatttaaaaatacaagttTATATTCTGTGGACACTTGCTGAATGGCTTTATAAAACTTTATGGTAAAAGGGATTTAGAATAAGGAGTTTGGCATGCATGTGGACGGCTGCTCCAAGCAAAAAGCAGAGTAAGGGGGGAAAAGATGCATGGTAACACAAATTTGGACAAGAACACAGAGGTGAGAGATTAAATAGAAGTACACACAAAAGTTCAGATCAACAATTTCAACTAAAATTTAACTTCAAgcaaaattctttaaaaataccCTTGGAAAACAGGAAAGACATGAAGGACATGATTAAATGGGATACTGCTAGCAAAGAAAGCTAAGGTATAATATGCCCAGGGAAAATAATGACAACAAAGGGTATAATTGCAGAAAACTGCaagaacagagaaaggaaaacacatgaaaaaagAACCAGAGCAGAATTTCCTAGGTTCACACGGAAAACAGGCTCCAAGAGAAGGCACTGATGAACTGCTGAATGAAGACAAATACAGAGGAGACTTTAGAAAGAGACAGCAGAAATATCTGTAAATCAAGGTCTCTAGTTTATTTCCAGGCTAAAAATATCCTGATGGATTTTGTGCATTCATACACACACAATCACATGGCTTGAATTATATCACCTAGTATGATGTTTTGAAATTATTCCTTACTGAAAAGCTAGCCTAAACCAGATTTTGTCCAGTCAATTTTTCCAAAGAAATTGATTTTTACTCAAACACTTAATTTGTGTAAGCACAAAACCATTTTATCTAAAGctaaattattttgtttctcagttttccacAGTGCTTCTGCCTCTACTCTTGGCTCCACTATCATAACTCTGACAAACTGAGAATATTTGTCTCTTGAGTTCCAGGTCTAAGCAGGAATGCACAGGGAGTTGTTAATTTTCTGCTTTCACCAAGGCCAACCtttggcttccttcagttctcACCCCTCCCTTTGAGGCTGAACAAGACAACAGTAAACAGATACAAGACAGATGTGCTGCTGTATTTACAGCTGAAGAAATGTCTTTAACTGGTGTCCTACTGAAACAATGACACACAGCAGCGTGCAAAAGGGATGGGATAATTTGAACTATTGATTCCTAGCTCTGCCATCATTATATTTCAAGGAACCAAAATTTAAATGAATTATATGGAGATTGTGTGCTTAGCGTCAACAGAGTTCTACCAAAAGAACTCTAACAAGCTGCTGAAATcctttatataatatatataacaaaTTATGCATGAGTATCGTGAAACACACATCACTCAG
This region of Zonotrichia albicollis isolate bZonAlb1 chromosome 4, bZonAlb1.hap1, whole genome shotgun sequence genomic DNA includes:
- the AMN1 gene encoding protein AMN1 homolog, with protein sequence MSWDGAGEEVRLLLDLCLQCLTKNLSRYSADIKSLPPNIKDKLIKLMSRQGQITDENISEVLHPAVESLDLRDCDISDNALLQLYNCKQLKKINLNSCKENRFGITSEGVIALALSCPYLREASFKRCCDITDSGVLALALNCQFLQIVNLGSCSGIMDASLQALGANCKFLHSVDFSSTQVTDDGVVALVSGRCSKNLKEIHMERCVNLTDIAVEAVLTCCPKIHIFLFHGCPLITDRSRDALEQLIISNKIKQLTWTVY